The Medicago truncatula cultivar Jemalong A17 chromosome 7, MtrunA17r5.0-ANR, whole genome shotgun sequence genome includes the window ATGAAAAGGtatattgattaatgaaaagTTATAGGATTTAGTAGTTAGTTACAATTCTTAATCAAAATGTATATTGAttaatgagagagaaaaaaatcttaaaaaaatttggtaaCACCCAGTCTAGGACCGACTAATTTGAGGAGAGTCCTATTTAAAGTATGGATTAGTTCATCAAAAttgacataaaaaagaaaatcaaatttaaatttaatagaTGCAAATTCCAATGTCTCAAATCTAACACCATCAAATCAATGCAAGTTGGTTAATGAGAGAGAATTGTTGATTACATGAAGAGATACTACATGCTTATATAGCCAATTCTAACCTAACTATATTGTAGTAACTATTGTAACTAACTATATAAAAGTAGAATCCGTAAAAACAATAACACTAAAACTAGAAAAGAATGCAATCACACGAACTATAGCTAGGCAAATTAGCTATGAGTGTGAAGGTAGCTTGCTGAAATACTTCCTCTACTGGCCATTTGTCTCTATCAAATCCATGTATGTGATTGGCAAAACCAATACCGACTTCGTGTGCCATAATCTCCAACACAATATTGATCTTCTAACACATTTGTCATATAATATTTTGACCATTTGATGCAACTCAACCACTAcaagtaaaatataaaaaagatacTTGATGTACCAGCACGAGTCAGAAAGAAGCATTGACACCAAAGAAGCCAAAGAAAATGAGCCAAAAATTGTCATGATAATGCTAAAATGATTAGCATATGAAGGCCAACATATCCAAGCTCTGAAGGATAAATAGTAACCTAATATGCCAAACAAGCAAACTTTTGTGGTCAAAGGGTGAACTTGGAATGGGGAAATTGTGTTATTACCTGCAGTTTGAACTTGAAGGAATCCTAATAGTGTGGGAAATGTAAATGCATAGATTTTATGCCGGTGGGTTGTGAAGGAATAATGAGTTTGGTTACATGCAATCGAGATAGGAGTTGTTATGTTGAAGGTTTGCTGGTGGACATAGAAGGTGGCTCGCCATTGATGAGAGGTTGGTTCAAATGGACAAGCCATAGTGATCATATGCTATGTTGTATGCTATTAAGCTATATTTTAGTTCTATTTATAAGGTTTTTGGGGAGAATTTTTAGTCCAACTTAAGTGTTCCAAGTTTCAACTTTTGGGTAGACTATATGTGCATCTTTGATATCGCAATGGATTTTGTCCGAAATCACAACGAGTTGGTATGATTTTGCAAATCCACCATGAGACCAAATAAGTACTAAGACGAATCTTTAATCCATGTCATAGTCCTACGGTTGTATGTTTCTTATTCTTAACTACTCCAAAGAATGATAATTGTTGAGTAcaaattttaggatttttttagaaataccAAACTAAAGAAATCATAAGCAACAAAAGTATAATTGCTAAAAATAAGTTGTGTGATTGATCGAGTGTGTCTAAAGAAAGATGCATAATACGTAATCCTATTGACAATAAACGTGTCCTACTAAGACTCAGTCTTGGATGTCGTTATTTGGCTAAACTTGCTAGTAATGCGTAAGataatgattgttgttgtgtgtaCGTGACGCTCCATGTTTCATGACGGTTTCTAATTCCATGTCCATGCAACTTTCCCTCTCTAACCGTACCTCCTAgcttatactccatccgtctctaAATAATAGTTGTTTAAGGTTTATGCAcggttattaagaaaataattaattgtgttgattttgatggtaaaattaatgtcatttactaaaacatccttattaattgtagttagtggagtagtaaagttggatgaaattcaataaataagagtataataatggaaaaaaataataaatgctgtattggtattctaaagtgacaattattttgagaaaaataaaaatggataaagagacaattattgtgagacggagggaaCATTTGTTTTCGTTGTCTTTAGCTGAATTATCAGTTTCACGTGACTTTGACCATTTCGTTCTGACATTGCTACGACTCTAGTGAAACTCTTAGGAACTGAGTAAGATTCGGCTAACCCATCTTCAACTCAAATAATCAATCACTAGACTACCTAAACTCACCCTTAATTCGAGTGTGTGCCGTTTTCAGTTAAGAATTTATATAATTCTAGGTGTAAACAATGATTTTACttccttaattattattattttataagctGCTTACTAAATGTTGCTATGAGGTGGTAGCATATTTTTATAAGCACTAATTTTATAGTAGCTTGATCAACGTTCAAGGATCTTCACTATCGTTCATGTCTTTCTCATTACTTCATAGAATTGTATTTTCTAAGATATGGTTTCCATTAGTAATGGAAACACGCCAGATCTGCTTGAAAAAGTAAATGTATTTTCATAACTAAAATTACTTCTTGTAGAAATACTGTCATTATGTtcgtgattttatttttagttgaaaaaATCTTATTAGTCGATATTATATTCTTGTATGATTTGATCTATCTGCAAAGAGACATGTAACTACAGGAATGATTTCCTCGTATAAAATTTTATGGTGAGAGATAAAGTGACGCATCTCTCACCAATCAAAATCACCTCACTTtgcataaattttgttattatacAACACTCTTggaataaaaaaagttttacaaatgCATCTAATTATGAGTTGCCACATCATTTAATaagttaaaaatatgatttactATACCtcattaattgatgtgacaaCACAAGGCATGTGTAAACTCATGtcgaaaattaaaaaaaaaattattcttttagtcaactcttttttaattaaaaacaacattatttttaaaaataaatacataaaatctTCATAAAATTTACTTTGTGAATTTTTACTAATTTAAATATTGTGAAAGTTATCGCATCACAttctacaaaatcaattaaatatggATACTCATAATGTAGGGTGCTAACATATACGAGATCTTGAAAGTTTGAcctcattttgatattttgaatcAAAATCTACAAGAGTCGTTATATCGATCTGCTAAATCTACAAATAAGTCagcattttgattttattttggtgaAAGTCAGCATATTGATATACAATGTTAGAAGTGAAAATGATAATTAGATGTTACTCTTATAACTGTAACAGGTGTAGGGGTACATGGAATCAGACTTAATAGGAATTTATTATTTGTGGGATGAATCCTAATGCCTAGCAtatattttgcttaaaaaagtggttaacatattttagttaaagtcttgtcaaaaaaaatatattttagttaaAGTAAAATCGCTCAAGACTCAAGAGATACTCAAGTTTGATTTCTAATTAACCATGCGTTTGAAAACTTTTAGCTTCATAAAACCACAGTGATTTCAAATTGGTAAGTgagaatatttatttacttaaacGTGGATtcaaaaaatactagaaaacagtttttaactgttttttttacCTATCTTAGGCTCATACTTATAATTctgttaaaacaaaaaaaaaaaaactcaaacttaAAATATTTGGCCTGTTTGTTTAGAAAATGGAAGATTCAAAAAATAGCATGCAggaaacataaatatttttactatGTTTCATGTTTGACAAAGCATAGCAAAAAAAACCTCTAAATAAATGTAACCATTCTTTGCCTTTTTTTCTGATCTAGTATATAATGAACAAATGGATATTGGGAGCAATCTTAACTTGCATAAAGAATTACAGAGAAATAATGGGAATCCATTGTCATCCATCTTCTAGGATCTCTTTGTGTACATGCATGCATGAAGTGCTGCAGTATTTGTAATTATACCGGTGGAAAGGAACTTTACCAGCAAGTGATGAATTACAACAGGAACATAATATGTCACCGTCTAATCCACTATTATTAGCTGAAGTGGTTGAATTACTAGCTTGAATTTTGAGGGCAGCCATTCTTCTTTCTGCAGCAGCTgctctcttttctctttctgCATCCTGTGCTCTTTTTAGTTCCTCCTGtttatttaaagataaaaacaaaatccaGATAGTTAAAATATTTAACAGTTCATTCATAAATGTGCAGTGTGATTTTAACACAATAAATTAGatgttttaaaatatagaaCAAAGTAAAGGATATAGTGAAAAGCAAATAAATAGTTGTGCAAGAAAAGGTTATTTTCACTATTTCTAGTACAGATCTTGAAAACGAGAAACAACgtaaagaaattcataattagtAAAAGGGAAAatagaaaacatttttttaaaaccaacaAGACTCCTGCATTTTGGTTACTCTAAAAAGGGCGAAGAGAAATCTTAGAGAACAGAATAGATATGAATGTCTGCTTTGTTCTGTTTGCGTGtcaaacaccaaaataacattatttatattttcagcTAGCAAATAATCAGTACTAACCGCTTTCGATAATTTCACACCACTTTTTGATTGAGATTGTCCTGTAGCAGATGTTGAAGCAATCTTTTGTTTTTCAGCAGCTTCAGCCTGAAAACCACATTCAAGCTTTGTCAGAGCAACAAATATCAACAACGATAAGCATCAGTACCATATATGATTGAAAAACAACAGGGCAAATCAAAGCTTCTCAACAAAAACTCTTCAGAATATCTGTAGCCAGCCTTAAGCTATATCCATAAGCATCAGAACCAAGAATAGCAAATTGAATATGCAAATCAGTGAAATACAAGAGTGATATTTGAATTTGCAAATCGGCGGTGAAGTACGAGAGTGAAGAGTACCTCAAGTTTTCACAATCCACAAAGAGTTCATACTTGCACTAAACTCATTTACAAACTATGTTTGTTAGCCAAAAGGGGGAAGAAAAACAGAGGAATAATATTTGAAGGTGTGGGTACCGTTTTCACTCTAGTCGACTATGCAATAATATCAAGATAACTCTGAAAACTTCATATAAATCCTAACAAATTGTAAGTAAAAAATGACTGAAGAGTGCGCATGTTAAAGATGATACTGTCAGTTGAGTTCCATTTACAAATGGAGGTAAAATCATAGTTGTCAAACTCAAAAACTGCATGTTGCAGCCGACCATAaaaaacattgcagcggaatagCACCTAGTGGAATGACCGTTATTCTaaagtaattatatttaaatgaaATCATTAACGTTGTAACCACAAATGccgaaaaattaaataattaacccAAATTCATGAACTATTAGAAATAGAATGTCAGATGTTAAgcaaaataaacaagtaaataCCAACAACGGTCAAGAAAACTAACAAGTTTAAGTCTCTAAGGCTTTAAGTAACtaaacattaaaatttaaataacagCTTTCAATAACAAGGGAAATTTCAGCAATTGGATGAAGTAACTTTGACCTGGTAATAATTGTGACAATTACAATTATATAAGAACTAAAGCTTTTAAAGACAATAATATGACATGATATATTATAaaacaatttgataaaattaattcatttctgaaccgcataaataaaacaattgtaTAATCGCACTTTTTCATCCTTCACATAAAGTGGCATTCTCTTTCTTCATCTGTGTTTCTGTTTTGCTCTCTCCATGATCCATTTGCCCCAGACACATACAATGACCAAAATTATGCCACCGGAAACAGAGCAGAAACAGGCTGCTGGTCGCGAGATGCTGGGTTGCCGGTTGCTGGACGTTGGATCATTAGCTTCCGGGTCAACGGAGGTAGGATGTGGGGAGCAGCTTCTCTGGTTCAATGTTTGAAGGTGAGAATGTGAATTTTGTGAGTTCTATTGGAACTCTTAAGCCCTATAGGAAGTGAAATGCCCCAACCCAAACAATCCCCCCAACACAGTAACATATCTTTTTAAGGGTATTTTAGGGGTTTTGAAGTTCTAGCCCTGTAGCGCTGCCATTGGCCGCGATTTCTAAGATGCAGTTGCACCCACTAAGGTTGTGAAACCAATATGTGACGCCACAGCTTGCTGATAGCAGCCACTGCTCCGACACAATAGTGGTGCTATAGACAACCGCTGCTAATATGTATTGTAAACATGTCCAGGAAAACTAATGTGAGGTCATCACACTACATAGAGACCGAAAGAATAAAGATGTACCTGAGCCTTCTTTTCTTTTGCTTTACGTAATTTCTTTAATTCTTTTGCTCTAGCTTTTCTCTTAGCATCTTTTTCTGCCTGCACAAGCACAAAAGGAGGCAATAATTACACTTCCACAGAAGTTCTTAGATTTGATTAATAAAAGGTAATAATCACGTCTAGTGGGGAAAGGTTCCCTAATATAAAGGATATGTTTTTCAACCAGCCATACTTATTTCCTAGTATCTCTTTTACTGCCAATAACATTTATCGGCAAGTCATCACAAATAAAGAGAAAACTATcgatagcaaaaaaaaattaatgatttgattttatataaatcataaaaaaaaacttattcctAAAAATATCAGAATCACCTGCTTAGCAGCTTGTGATTCTTCCATTTCTTTAGTCAATGCACTAGGCACTTTTGCAGCATTCCAATCCCACTTGTCGAGATTTGAAGCCATAAACCTTCTGAAAGTGTTCCTGACTTCCTTGTCAGGTGCCAACATATATGGCGTCCGTCCCCTTTCATCTTTGACACATGGATCTAAGCCCTGTTCTAAGAGTTCCATAACCTTTTCAGAGTCACCCGATTGTGCTGCTTGATGTAAAGGAGTTGATATAACAGGTAACTCATTCTCACTTATGTCATCACTTAAAATAAGAGGTTCATCATTTTGGTTACTAGAACAAACTTCAGCTTTGTCGTTTTCATCCAACCCAGCGATGTCCACTTTACTCACAGTTGGGGCGCCATTTCTTTTAGCTTTGCGAATTGGCACCCCGTCCTGTTGGTTACTTTGTAAAATTTCCTTCTCATCTGCTTCATAGGATACTAAGGTCAACTGGCCATAGATGCGTTTTGCTTCTCTGAGAGTTGGCCTGCGGACAATCATAGCAATATTTCTAACACATTGCGGATTGGTAAAACATGGCTTTTCTCCATCATAAAGCAGTTCGCGACTACTTGAAGGTGCGTGtataaaaatgcaaatggaAGCATCAAAATAAGGTCTCCAAGCAGTAAGCAGTTCGTGAACTTCCTACAATATGAGCATGCCAGTAATCAGTTCAGATTTACATGTCACTCTACACAATCTcccaaacacaataaaaaaggtaataaataaaattggatgAAGAAGAATACAACAGTCAATTTGTCAAAAATCATGATCAATAGGGCCAATTATAATTGCTTGTATAACAACTTATAAGTAAACAAACACATCACATTAGGAGTTCTAAAGTCTTCACAAATGAAGTTAGCAGCAGTAATTTTAATTATAggtaaataattgaaaataagcAGCCTGTACTTTAAGAGGAGAAATTCTTTTAACagttaatattttatataacatTTTCAACATGGGAAATAGCAGAACAACAAATTATATTGCTGTTGCCcaataaattaagaaaacaaaatcagcAAAGTTTTCGGAAAAGACATTACTATACAAATCTCTAGTTATTACTAACATACATACACACAACCTACCACTTCCCACCtcttgaaaaaaacaaaaaataaaacacacatAGTATTACTCTTTATACTACGCATTTGTTAACCATTGTACAACTACGTCTAATACCACGATGCACAACAAATTGGCtagctcaacaacaacaacaacaacaacaacaaccaagccttatcccactaagtggggtcggctacatggatcaaatgacgccatagtgttctatcataaaccatatttggatccaacttgTGGATCAAATGACCTCAATATGTTAATTTCAGAACACCAAAgagcaaataatttttttaaagaaaatggaaataaaataaaattagcaaGTAAAACAATACAGGTTTGATTAAAAATACCTTTTTTAATGCAAGTTCGTTGTAGCGACGAAGTGAAGCACCAGCAGAATGTACGGTCCTGCCAGAAGCATCTTTAGCTGACTGTTTTTTTCCAGCCTTGGCCCTCACAACATATCTGCATACGAATGATAAAAGTTTAAAGttacaaacaaattttgaaattccATTTACAATTTTCAGTAAATTGAACTAGTgattataaaaatgaataagAAAATAGGAAGATAGGTATTTGGTCAACAATTATGAGGTATGTACGATATGATATAGGTCATACCACCTTGGGACACTACCTGAGGGGAGGAAAGAAAAAGAACTACAGAAAAGCCAAACAGCTATCTGGAGAATATTAGGCATAAATGATACAGCATTCCTCTCATTCTCGTTGTAAAACTTAGCTGAACAGAATCAGCATACAAGAAGAATGTATATATACACAAATTCATTTTCATCTTGttagaatattttaaaatacctatCTTAGAATTGGTTGTCATATTTCCTGTTTTGTTTCCATGTTATGTTATTCAA containing:
- the LOC11435360 gene encoding ankyrin repeat and zinc finger domain-containing protein 1, which codes for MASSQEKRHRSIFELPSNYFDSCRLLPSPHSSLPDHHTQTLQPPSNDAVDDIQNAVVSGPRLTCNTCKAHFDSLQDQRSHFKSDIHRFNVKLTIAGKNIVKEEDFEDLTSDFVKDYDVSSISGSESDDDDDSENESRSQNLVPNKSGISLKQKLFVSLQTGQRVSVWKSLIMNVSENVVYEDEQVQKNLVERLKSLTVEPSDKTRLRIVLLASGGHFAGCVFDGDTVVAHKTFHRYVVRAKAGKKQSAKDASGRTVHSAGASLRRYNELALKKEVHELLTAWRPYFDASICIFIHAPSSSRELLYDGEKPCFTNPQCVRNIAMIVRRPTLREAKRIYGQLTLVSYEADEKEILQSNQQDGVPIRKAKRNGAPTVSKVDIAGLDENDKAEVCSSNQNDEPLILSDDISENELPVISTPLHQAAQSGDSEKVMELLEQGLDPCVKDERGRTPYMLAPDKEVRNTFRRFMASNLDKWDWNAAKVPSALTKEMEESQAAKQAEKDAKRKARAKELKKLRKAKEKKAQAEAAEKQKIASTSATGQSQSKSGVKLSKAEELKRAQDAEREKRAAAAERRMAALKIQASNSTTSANNSGLDGDILCSCCNSSLAGKVPFHRYNYKYCSTSCMHVHKEILEDG